The DNA segment TTGCATATCTCACCTTCTTTGTCTATAACAAGAaagtaaacaaatatttatgtattcatGGTATGTAAGTTCATTTGCCTACTGCTCTATCTAGTTTTGACTACATATATTTCATATGTACTATGCCAACTTCCCATTGATATATAATGCCACCTTTATTtgttacttttaaaataatattcacgCACAAACACACACTCGTACAGATACACAAGTGAAGCGTTTTAATGCACTGAAGAAGGTGTGGGGATCTTCTCAAATGCTTCCACTTGAGTTATTCAATGATCCTAAAAATGGATATATATTTGAGGAAGATCAATGCGAATTTGGAGTTGATGTGACGATTGATTCAACCGTTACCAACTGGGAAATCGTCTCTTTTAATGAGAATTTTTGTTATCCCAAATTCTTCTTTAGTGTCAAGAATTTCACGATGCTGAATGAACATCTCTATTTCATGTCTAATACATTTTCAGTGGGAGGAAAGACATGGTGAGTTTATAAATATCCACCTATGTGTGTGTGCACATGTGTGATATAACACGTGCTTAATATTCTTCTCTAGGGTACTAAGGTTTATTCGCAAGTGCTTCTCTACATTAGACGACAAATGGATCTCCATTTTTCTGCATCTAGCCGACAATGAAAGATTGTTACCGGATGAGAGGATTTACACGCGTGGTCATTTCCGAGTTCTAGACCCATATGGATCTAATCACATCACAGAGAAATGTATGTAAACCTATTGtcttgttattatatatatatatatatatatatatatatatatatatatatatatgtatagctTTCTTAAGTCAATACCAATTGATGAGATAAAACTATCTATAGACTTAGATATTAATTTTGCTCCTTTGATTTAAATAATATGCGTacttattcttttatttttgttgcaGTTAACTGCTGGCACGATCAATCAAACTCAGGTTGCGGTCACGACAAAGTGGTGTCAATGGATAAGCTCCAGGAGGTTTACTTGGACGAAGAAGACACTTTGAGCGTAGCGATTGAATTTGAAGTTATCTCTGCGACCAATTACTCTCCCATCAATTACTCTGCCATTATCTAAGCTCTCTCGCTTCCCCCGTTACTCTCTCTGTCTCATTAATTTGCAAAAACGAACAAAAAAGGCGCATTTACGTTGGGTTTAATTTCGTTATGCAATGGACTTTCTTTTTTTCATCGcattattttcgaaatttctTTTTTGATTCAGTTGGGATTGAGATTCAGTATACATATATTGCAGAATTTTCAAAGCTATTGATCGAATGATTAGAATTAGACATAGCTCTTTGTAAGAAATATTTGCTAGAAAGGGACGAAAAAATAAACATCTCCGTCATGTATACCTTCCCGACAAAGCTTTGTCCTAATAGTAGTTAGATTAGTGATGATTCTGTTTTACCCTTATATAAACCTAAAAGCTTGGGCACAACAAAACAATCTGACATTAAAGTGAAATCCAAATTGAACACTCCTACCGCAATAACAATTTCGGTTCTCTTCTTGGGGGGGAACTTCACTTCAAGTGAGGACTGGCCTTTTCGTGTAAGATAGTGGGATGGGATGATACGGGGTGTGCGCAATCtgaattttgaagttttttttgtattaaaataataatttctttattggtcaaacataatttaaaaaaacttaaatgtTTGAATTTAAAAGTATAGTTTAAATTTACTGCTATTGAAAATacttaaacaataattttaatacattttgtgattttaacg comes from the Brassica rapa cultivar Chiifu-401-42 chromosome A01, CAAS_Brap_v3.01, whole genome shotgun sequence genome and includes:
- the LOC103834883 gene encoding uncharacterized protein LOC103834883, whose protein sequence is MVVTVSDEETSSLCFFASESTTSQTFWTERPPGSYSLKIQNLAQLIGEKYHTRGFLVNGYNWRLIIYPKGNEKDNGSGYISMYVEIDSTSEVFAYLTFFVYNKKVNKYLCIHDTQVKRFNALKKVWGSSQMLPLELFNDPKNGYIFEEDQCEFGVDVTIDSTVTNWEIVSFNENFCYPKFFFSVKNFTMLNEHLYFMSNTFSVGGKTWVLRFIRKCFSTLDDKWISIFLHLADNERLLPDERIYTRGHFRVLDPYGSNHITEKFNCWHDQSNSGCGHDKVVSMDKLQEVYLDEEDTLSVAIEFEVISATNYSPINYSAII